The genomic window CGAATACTCCGCTATCTCGCCGATCGCTACACCTTTCCATATGTCCATCAGTAGGTCGGGATGGAGGTCGCCGTTGCAAAGGCGGTAACGGAGGAAAGCAGCCAGGGACTGGATCTCCTGGGGGAGAGTTCTGAACCGGCGGCCCTACATGCGGGGCGGGGCTGTCGATCAGAACGGCTGTCACGTGAGCTCGCGATCGGATGGCGGTCTGGATCGTGCGTCTCACGCGACAGTCTATTCGTTCGTTTCCGAGCGCATGAGGCTGGCCTCAAGGGTGGCGGCCAGGATCGATATCAAGGAAAGGAAGACAGTGCATTACGATAATCCAAGGCCGCGGCGTCAGCTCATGACAGTGATGTCCCGGCGCGACTTCGTTGCTGGAACCGCAGCTGCGTTTGCGGTCTCGACGTCCACGCAAGCCCAGGAGGCAGCTCCTCGTACCGGAGGACGGCTGTCTTTCGTCATTCACCCCGAGCCGACCACCCTCGTATGCTTCAACACGACGGAAGGGCCGGCAATTCAAGCCAGCACCAAAGTCGTCGAAGGGCTTTTGGCCTACGACTTCGATCTCAATCCCAAGCCTCAACTTGCAACGGGCTGGAGCGTCAGCGAGGATGGCCTGCAATATCGTTTCGAGCTGCGCCGGAACGTGAAATGGCACGACGGGCAGGCCTTTACTTCAGCGGACGTCGTCTATTCCGTGGGTCTGTTGAAGTCGGCGCATCCGCGCGGCCGCACCACGTTTGCAAACTTGCTCGAGGCGACGGCCGTCGACGAGCACACGGTGGTGCTAAAGCTGTCCAGGCCGGCGCCGTACCTGCTCTATGCGCTCGCGGCCGGGGAGTCGCCGATCGTTCCGCGACACGTCTATGAGGGCAAGGGCGACCCGCTCCAGAATCCCAACAACCGCGCGCCGATCGGAACAGGTCCCTTCGTCTTCAAGGAATGGGTCCTGGGCAATTATGTCAGCTATGTCCGCAACCCGAATTATTGGGACAGTCCAAAACCCTATCTCGAGGCGCTGCTGGTCCGTGTCATCCCGGACGGAGCGGCGCGCGCCGTTGCGTTCGAGACCGGCGAACTCGACCTCGGTGGATCGACGCCGGTTTCGCCGCTGGATCTTGAGCGCTTCCAAAAGATACCGCATCTGGGTCTGGAGACGCGCGGCTACGAATACTCGCCGACGCTGTATGGCATCGAGTTCAACCTCGATCACCCCATCCTCAGGAACGTCCAGGTTCGCAAAGCGATCGCTCATGCCGTTGATCCAGCAGTCATCCTTAATGTGGCCTGGTACGGTCTCGGAGAGCGGACTGTGAGTATCGTCAGTCCGACCCTGAAACGCTTCTACAATTCCAAGGTGCCGACCTATACCTACGATCCGAAGGCGGCAGCGCGATTGCTGGACGAGGCCGGCTTCCCCCTGAAGGGGCGGTGGCGCTTTGCTCTCACGCACGACTTCCAGCCGTTCGGCGAGAATTTCAAGCGCAGCGGCGAGGCGCTCAAGAGCGCGCTTGCTGCGGTCGGGATCGACGTGACTGTCCGCGGGCAGGACTTTCCGAGCTATCTCAAGCGTGTCTATACCGACCGTGACTTTGACTTCACGTTCCATCCGTTCACGAACATGTTCGATCCAACGGTCGGATTGCAACGCTTTTACACCAGCGACAACTACCGCAAGGGCGTCGCGTTCACCAATGCGAGCCACTACTCCAATCCGGAGATCGACAGGCTCTTTGCCGAGATTGCCGTGGAGGCGGATGTGACCAGGCGCAAAGTGTCGATCGACCGCTTCCAGGAGATAGTGGCCAACGAGCTGCCAGTCCTTCCGTTGATGCTCAGCAAGCCCGTGACGGTCTACAACAAGCGCGTCGTCGGTCACACCACCGATAGCGCTGGCGTGCAGGGCAATTTCGCCAATGTCTGGCTGCGCGGCTGAGCCCGCGCCTGGTTTACGATCAGCTCGGCGTGATGGCAGGCGATTGCAGATGCGCTGACGCAGGCCATGCCCCATGACATGAGCCGCTACTGGAGCCATCCGCGACGAGCTATCTCGGGCACGTCAGCAAGAAGCTTATCGGTGAGGCGGTGCGGTATGGTGCCGGCGATAACCAGCACGGCAAATTGCGGACCTCAAGAAGCAGGCCATGACCCGCGCGTGCCGTGCGGTTGCTGGCTGGGACGGGCAAGCTGCCACCGGTGCTTGAGCCGGCCGTGGTTGTGGGCCAACCGGTCGCTTGACCAGCAGGAGAGAGCCGCATCCTCGCGGCTCTCCTTTCTTGCCGGTGCCAATTCAGGGCAGGGTGTTGGCGACCGACCAGGCATTTGCCGTCCCTCGGCGCGCGCCGTCAAAACCGAACGGTGCCCGCCTGCGGCCTACCGCC from Bradyrhizobium zhanjiangense includes these protein-coding regions:
- a CDS encoding ABC transporter substrate-binding protein translates to MTVMSRRDFVAGTAAAFAVSTSTQAQEAAPRTGGRLSFVIHPEPTTLVCFNTTEGPAIQASTKVVEGLLAYDFDLNPKPQLATGWSVSEDGLQYRFELRRNVKWHDGQAFTSADVVYSVGLLKSAHPRGRTTFANLLEATAVDEHTVVLKLSRPAPYLLYALAAGESPIVPRHVYEGKGDPLQNPNNRAPIGTGPFVFKEWVLGNYVSYVRNPNYWDSPKPYLEALLVRVIPDGAARAVAFETGELDLGGSTPVSPLDLERFQKIPHLGLETRGYEYSPTLYGIEFNLDHPILRNVQVRKAIAHAVDPAVILNVAWYGLGERTVSIVSPTLKRFYNSKVPTYTYDPKAAARLLDEAGFPLKGRWRFALTHDFQPFGENFKRSGEALKSALAAVGIDVTVRGQDFPSYLKRVYTDRDFDFTFHPFTNMFDPTVGLQRFYTSDNYRKGVAFTNASHYSNPEIDRLFAEIAVEADVTRRKVSIDRFQEIVANELPVLPLMLSKPVTVYNKRVVGHTTDSAGVQGNFANVWLRG